Within Dermacentor albipictus isolate Rhodes 1998 colony chromosome 3, USDA_Dalb.pri_finalv2, whole genome shotgun sequence, the genomic segment GCTGCCACCATTTTGTAAATGTGGTGAAATGGGCTATTTATAATGTTTTCAAAGCGCAGGGAAGTGGTGCCACTATGATTGGTAGGAATGCacatatttaaaaccttataataattTACTCACTTTAATCGGAGCCCTTAAATATGTCTCTTAATGATCAGAATGACCTGCTCTACCGACTCAGTATGCTTGTACAAGACAGTCAAGAGCGTTTTAGGATCCCTTTATGAAGCATTCCAGATCAGCCTTTGGAGCAGGCCGAAGCTTTAGTACAGACTCTTTCAAAATGCATTCCTACATATCAACAGATTTTTCATTATGATGATGCAGTCCAAACATTGTGAGCTTGCCTCTTGCATATGCTTGCTGTGTGTATAGATGATATGTTTGCATTTGAAGCCAGTGAAACTTGTTCCTGGTGTGCCACACCTACTTTCTGCTTCAACATTGGAGTATTGCAATTGTTTATGACTTTCCACCATGAAAGGAATGTGTCTTGAAGGCGGTGCACCTTCTTTGATCCTCTGAGCGAGTTGCATGTGTTTTAGAACAGAAATTCATATCGTAGCATATTTTGCAGAACAACAACAATGTTCTTATGGATACATTTTATGTTTCAGTTGCTGACATTGAAATGGAAGCTGCATAATAATCAAGCCAGAGCCACATCATTCCTGCTGCCATCAtcaagttctttctttttcttattaaaATGAATATTCTGTGATATTTTTCTTCACTGGTGTGTTTGTCATTGGTGCAGTGTGCATCTTGCTTAAAGGGACCAAAACACCAAAGCTCATGTCAATCTGTAAGCGACCCACAACAAGCTGGCAATATTTTGGCACATTCGTTATGGTAGAAAGTTTCTATTTGATTGTATTTTTTGATATCGCATTCCAATTGTATAGCATGTGGCGACACTGATGATGGCAAAACAAAGTGTGgtctgcataatcagtgcgcatAATATGCCAGTAGTAGTTTCGGTTTCGCATGCAGGTTTGGCGAGCCTCTTGAGGCAGTTTTTGTCAGAGTTCTGTGGTTTTTTATCTCCCGAGTGAAATACTTTTGGGCATAATGCAACAGCGACCGCGACTACCATGCTACTTTATCAGTTGCCACAGTGTGCTGACCGAAGAGAGTGGCGCAGAGCATATATGGTTTTGGAAAGTGTTCTAGCAGACGGCTCAACGGTGGCCTTGCGCTTCTTTTCCCTGTACAAGCCATGTCAAAATGATGGTTGCTGTCATTGGGAACAACATTTATTGGCCACGAGATTGCACGGAGTCACTGCCTGGTAGACACTGGCTGACACGCACATATATGGATTGCTCATTGCATCGTCTGCTAGCCCTGACTTGTCTACACGTGTGTCTATTGTGCACGTGTACGGCATGAATATCCTCTAAGGACAGTTTTTGTGGTAGAAGCACAGTCGTGTAGGCCGGATCTGCACCTGCTCTTTTGCTACCTGGCGTTATGACGTTGTCTTCGCTCCCTAATAACGTCAgagggcctcttcgattatccaACCCTGGCAGTCCCGGACTGCCTGAAGCGGTGTTTTCTGCCCATGGGCATTGCATATAGAGCATCTCCGGCAGCACTGGACATTCCGGGATGacaaatcgaagaggcccagtgagTGTGTGCCAAGCGTGCGAAGAGTGATTGTCATGCCCTCCATTTGCCGCTAGACATGGGCACCCTCACGTGGTGAGGGTGCTGTGACGATGTGAGGTTAAACAAAaccatgagagtggcttgttggtacatggttatacttGGAGAATGCCAGAAAACTTGAAAAAGAAACAATTCAGAGGCAAACATAGACAAAGcaacaggaaggtggctggactaacaggTGATCTTTATTCTTGAAAACAATGTCCCCCAAGTCCACATTGAACATGCACAAGGCACAACATATCCTGTTAACGGTAATCACCTTGTGTCTTGCCGTGTATATAGATAAGGTGATTGCCGTTAATGTGATATGTTGTGCCTTCTGCATGTTCAGTGCAGACTTGGGGAAAGTTGTTTTCAAGAATAAAGATCACTTGTTAGTCCTGTCACTTTTTCTCTTTGCCTCTCAACTACTTCCTTTTTCAGGTTTGTTGGCATTCTCCGAGTTAAACGAAAAGGCGATTCGTATTGTTAAAGTACAGAAAAGTCACTTGCATCATATGTGAGGTTGGTTTAAAGTCTAAAGTTTTGAAGTGCGCTGACAGGAAGTCTCTAAGGCAGATGTAGACATACTATATGCACTCTGGAAAATTCAGCTTTGATAACATGTTCCCATCTGAAGTGGCATTTCGTATTTCTAGAAATTTAACATTGCCGTCGGATGATTCACTACCATGAATACAAGGATTAATTTGTTACGTGGTGCTTGGGCAAGAACGCGAAAACCATGTGTATCAGAATGGGCTATCGCGCATGTGCGCCGATATCGTTTGCCACTTCTTTCCctggctctcctttccctcggtgCCTACGCAAGTACATAAGCGTATGAATAAACGACCAGTTGGTCATTCTTTGTTCAGCAACAAGTCGCCTCGGTCTATTACTTCAAacacgatacatggtgtcagaagcgtTTGTCGCGGCAGCAGAATGGATGCCGTCAAGCCCCCGGAGCCGTTGCAACTTTCTGGAAACTTGAGAAGAAACTGGCTACTGTTTAAGCAGAAGTTGGAACTCTACATCACAGCGACGTCGTCAGACAAGCCGAGGAAGGAAGCTGTAAAAGCGGCAATACTTCTCAGCACCGCAGGTGACGATGCCTTGGACGTGTACAACAACTTCGTGTTTGCAGAAGGTGAGGACAAAGAAGATTATCAAACTTTGGTCAGGAAGTTTGAAGAGTACTGTCTCCCCGAAGGAAATGAGGTTTATGAAAGGCACGTTTTCCGCCTTCGAGTGCAGGACGAGGCAGAACCATTTGAAAGCTTTTTGCGGGATCTCAAGAAGCAAGCGAAACTCTGCAACTTTGGAGAGCTTGAACCATCCATGATAAGGGACCAAGTGGTCTTTGGCATCAACGACAAAAAGCTCAGGCAGAGGTTACTTGGCGAGAAGGACCTTAGCTTGCAGAAAGCTGAGCAAATGTGCAA encodes:
- the LOC139057114 gene encoding uncharacterized protein, whose amino-acid sequence is MDAVKPPEPLQLSGNLRRNWLLFKQKLELYITATSSDKPRKEAVKAAILLSTAGDDALDVYNNFVFAEGEDKEDYQTLVRKFEEYCLPEGNEVYERHVFRLRVQDEAEPFESFLRDLKKQAKLCNFGELEPSMIRDQVVFGINDKKLRQRLLGEKDLSLQKAEQMCKAAEVSAQQNASWSKERLQICCPVLPRCLGALKKRKTWISTQFKWSQAL